In Roseomonas fluvialis, one genomic interval encodes:
- a CDS encoding Bug family tripartite tricarboxylate transporter substrate binding protein, with protein MTLARRALLGVAAALPFSAIARAQARPVRVVVPFAAGGAADSAARTILPRMGERLSITFVVENRTGAGGSIGGGEVARAAPDGTTLLWDASSHIVNHALLRGLTFDYTTAFTAISQVCTFPQVVAVKADFPAADIAAFIAAAKARPNTINMGTQGNATAGHLGLARFAREAGIEVTHVPYRGGADAARDLAAGNLDGVFITALSARPVVESGRARFLAVATAQRQAGLPGVPTLAESGMPGFDVSEWVGLFAPAGTPAEATARLHAALAETLAEAEVRARLERLGAVPVGNAPADFARFVTQGRAAMATLVREANIRIE; from the coding sequence GGTGCGCGTGGTGGTCCCCTTCGCCGCCGGCGGCGCGGCCGATTCCGCCGCGCGCACCATCCTGCCGCGGATGGGCGAACGGCTGTCCATCACCTTCGTGGTGGAGAATCGCACCGGCGCGGGCGGGTCGATCGGCGGGGGCGAGGTGGCGCGCGCCGCACCCGACGGCACCACGCTGCTGTGGGATGCGTCCTCGCACATCGTGAACCACGCGCTGCTGCGCGGGCTGACCTTCGACTACACCACCGCCTTCACGGCGATCAGCCAAGTCTGCACCTTCCCGCAGGTGGTGGCGGTGAAGGCCGATTTCCCGGCCGCCGACATCGCCGCCTTCATCGCGGCGGCCAAGGCGCGGCCCAATACCATCAACATGGGCACGCAGGGCAATGCCACGGCCGGGCACCTGGGGCTGGCGCGCTTCGCGCGTGAAGCCGGCATCGAGGTGACGCACGTACCCTATCGCGGTGGCGCGGATGCGGCGCGGGATCTCGCGGCGGGGAACCTGGACGGGGTGTTCATCACGGCGCTGTCGGCACGCCCGGTGGTCGAGAGCGGGCGGGCACGCTTCCTGGCGGTGGCAACGGCGCAACGCCAGGCGGGGCTGCCCGGCGTGCCGACCCTGGCGGAATCCGGCATGCCCGGCTTCGACGTCAGCGAATGGGTCGGGCTGTTCGCGCCCGCCGGCACGCCAGCCGAGGCGACGGCGCGCCTGCACGCCGCGCTCGCCGAAACGCTGGCGGAAGCCGAGGTGCGTGCGCGGCTCGAACGCCTGGGCGCCGTGCCGGTGGGCAATGCGCCCGCCGATTTCGCGCGCTTCGTGACGCAAGGCCGCGCCGCCATGGCGACGCTGGTGCGCGAGGCGAATATCCGGATCGAGTGA
- a CDS encoding sensor domain-containing phosphodiesterase: protein MSAAQHDLNSIILRGARFGAAGTLERAVRAIRTHLGLDVAYASEFVGDTMVLREVDAPGLEQMAHKGAAFPLDAVYCRDILAGRLPELIPDTAAEPIALAKPITAALPIGSHLSVPIRLPDGTVYGMFCCIGFQPNPSLNGRDLQMMKAFAELAAHEIDDQVAQARDTRAREARIQAVIDRGELTIAYQPIWSLAPRRVVGFECLARFSGSPNRPPNEWFAEAAEVGRGPALEIAAIRLGLKALAGLPSDIYLAVNASPETVMAPDFLATFADVPPRQVVLEVTEHASVACYDGLVERLAALRGRGVRLAVDDAGAGYSGLHHILQLRPDLIKLDMALTRDIDSDPARQALAAALVAFAYDTDSRIIAEGVETPQELETLRSLGIDRAQGYLLGRPMARAAMLELFPVPDGLLLA, encoded by the coding sequence ATGAGCGCAGCCCAGCACGACCTCAACAGCATCATTCTCCGCGGCGCGCGCTTCGGCGCGGCCGGCACGCTGGAACGCGCGGTGCGCGCGATCCGCACGCATCTCGGCCTCGATGTCGCCTACGCCTCGGAATTCGTGGGCGACACCATGGTGCTGCGGGAGGTCGATGCGCCGGGGCTCGAGCAGATGGCGCACAAGGGCGCGGCCTTCCCGCTCGATGCAGTGTATTGCCGCGACATCCTGGCCGGGCGGCTGCCCGAACTCATCCCTGATACGGCGGCCGAACCCATCGCGCTGGCCAAGCCGATCACCGCCGCGCTGCCGATCGGTTCGCATCTGTCGGTGCCGATCCGGCTGCCCGACGGCACCGTCTATGGCATGTTCTGCTGCATCGGCTTCCAGCCCAACCCGTCGCTGAACGGGCGCGACCTGCAGATGATGAAGGCCTTCGCCGAACTGGCCGCGCACGAGATCGACGACCAGGTGGCCCAGGCGCGCGACACCCGTGCGCGGGAGGCGCGCATCCAGGCGGTGATCGACCGGGGCGAACTCACCATCGCCTACCAGCCGATCTGGAGCCTGGCCCCGCGCCGGGTGGTCGGCTTCGAATGCCTGGCGCGGTTCAGCGGCAGCCCGAACCGCCCGCCCAATGAATGGTTCGCGGAAGCGGCCGAGGTCGGCCGCGGGCCGGCGCTGGAGATCGCGGCGATCCGGCTGGGGCTGAAGGCCCTGGCCGGATTGCCGAGCGACATCTACCTGGCGGTCAATGCCTCCCCCGAGACGGTGATGGCGCCTGACTTCCTGGCGACCTTCGCGGACGTGCCGCCGCGCCAGGTGGTGCTGGAGGTGACCGAGCATGCCTCGGTCGCCTGCTATGACGGGCTGGTGGAACGCCTGGCGGCGCTGCGCGGGCGCGGCGTGCGCCTGGCGGTGGACGATGCCGGGGCGGGGTATTCCGGGCTGCACCACATCCTGCAGCTGCGCCCGGACCTCATCAAACTGGACATGGCGCTGACGCGCGACATCGATTCCGACCCGGCGCGGCAGGCGCTGGCGGCGGCCCTGGTGGCCTTCGCCTACGACACCGACAGCCGGATCATTGCCGAGGGGGTGGAGACGCCGCAGGAGCTCGAGACGCTGCGCAGCCTCGGGATCGACCGGGCGCAGGGCTATCTGCTGGGTCGGCCGATGGCGCGCGCGGCGATGTTGGAGCTGTTTCCGGTGCCGGATGGGTTGCTGCTGGCGTGA